A region from the Arachis ipaensis cultivar K30076 chromosome B01, Araip1.1, whole genome shotgun sequence genome encodes:
- the LOC107644313 gene encoding transcription repressor OFP1, with amino-acid sequence MMGNNKFKFSDMIPNGWFYKLRDMSKSRKRNNASHVIKNKKVTTSTSHHYFSIEPSNNKAGKFHNSPIYTKHSDFVFGDSPRKSSSKRKTKRKTIYEPSSPPIVSSPVLESWSFHSLEKNSPNWTKPKHKTRGCDSSSESDCHEFNARGSRPNRLVTSECSCRVSSSTNDIIIDMKSGSTDAISQLGLAPILTKPAKFEEQIFISPTQTCLVSRKSSANSKGIKLRVNSPKLANRKVQAYARRSVSCRGSNSKNAGFPEGFAIVKSSVDPQKDFRDSMVEMIRENQILASKDLENLLACYLSLNSSEYHDLIVKAFEQIWYDLAQLKL; translated from the coding sequence ATGATGGGGAATAACAAGTTCAAATTTTCAGATATGATACCAAATGGTTGGTTCTACAAACTGAGGGATATGAGCAAATCAAGGAAGAGAAACAATGCCTCTCATGTTatcaagaacaagaaagtaacaacttCAACTTCTCATCACTATTTCTCCATTGAACCAAGCAATAACAAAGCTGGTAAGTTTCATAACTCTCCTATTTACACTAAACATTCCGATTTTGTATTCGGCGATTCGCCAAGAAAGTCCTCCTCAAAGagaaaaactaaaaggaaaacaATCTATGAGCCTTCTTCGCCGCCGATTGTTTCGTCGCCGGTGTTAGAATCTTGGAGCTTTCATTCTCTAGAAAAGAATAGTCCAAATTGGACTAAACCAAAACATAAAACAAGAGGATGTGATTCTTCGTCCGAGTCTGACTGCCACGAGTTTAATGCTCGTGGCAGCAGGCCTAATAGATTGGTAACCTCTGAATGTAGCTGCAGAGTCAGTTCTTCAACCAATGACATCATAATTGACATGAAGAGTGGATCAACCGACGCAATTTCGCAGTTAGGCCTTGCTCCAATCTTGACAAAGCCGGCGAAATTCGAAGAACAAATCTTCATAAGTCCAACTCAAACATGTCTAGTATCTCGAAAATCCTCTGCTAATTCTAAAGGAATAAAGCTAAGAGTGAATTCTCCAAAACTCGCGAACCGGAAGGTTCAAGCCTATGCAAGAAGGAGTGTGTCCTGCAGAGGATCAAACTCAAAGAATGCAGGTTTTCCGGAGGGGTTTGCCATCGTTAAGTCGTCAGTCGATCCGCAGAAAGACTTCAGGGATTCAATGGTGGAGATGATTAGAGAGAATCAAATCCTTGCTTCCAAGGATTTGGAGAACCTTCTTGCCTGCTATCTTTCACTGAATTCAAGTGAATACCATGATCTCATTGTTAAAGCATTTGAGCAAATATGGTATGACTTGGCTCAACTTAAATTATAA
- the LOC107642359 gene encoding meiotic nuclear division protein 1 homolog, with amino-acid sequence MSKKRGLSLEEKREKMLEIFYESQDFFLLKELEKMGPKKGVITQSVKDVVQSLVDDDLVSKDKIGTSVYFWSLPSCAGNQLRNVRNKLDSDLQSSKKRHAELVDQCEALKKGREESDERAEALADLKAIELKHNELKDELAQYRDNDPAAFEAMKEAIEVAHASANRWTDNIFTLRQWCSNNFPQAKEQLENMYREVGITDDFDYLELAPLPLKEVAD; translated from the exons ATG TCGAAGAAAAGGGGTCTTTCATTGGAAGAGAAGCGCGAGAAGATGCTTGAAATCTTCTATGAGTCTCAAGACTTCTTCCTG CTTAAGGAGCTGGAGAAGATGGGTCCTAAGAAAGGTGTTATCACTCAGTCTGTGAAAGACGTTGTTCAAAGTTTAGTGGATGATGATCTTGTTTCCAAAGATAAGATAGGAACTTCT GTATATTTCTGGAGTCTTCCTAGCTGTGCTGGAAATCAG CTTAGGAATGTGCGTAACAAACTCGACTCTGATCTACAAAGCAGTAAGAAGCGGCATGCTGAACTTGTTGACCAATGCGAGGCACTAAAGAAGGGGCGAGAGGAATCC GATGAACGAGCGGAGGCCCTAGCAGATCTCAAAGCAATTGAGCTGAAGCATAATGAGTTGAAG GATGAGTTGGCACAGTACAGAGATAATGATCCAGCTGCTTTTGAAGCAATGA AGGAAGCAATTGAAGTTGCTCATGCATCAGCCAACAGATGGACAG ATAACATTTTCACCCTGAGACAATGGTGTTCAAACAACTTCCCACAGGCTAAAGAGCAACTTGAAAACATGTACAGGGAG GTTGGTATAAcagacgattttgactatttgGAGTTAGCTCCTCTTCCACTCAAAGAAGTTGCTGATTAA
- the LOC107642066 gene encoding probable serine/threonine-protein kinase WNK4, whose protein sequence is MEDHRYMETDPTGRYGRVGEILGKGAMKTVYKAIDAVLGIEVAWNQVRLNEALRSPDDLERLYLEVHLLSTLNHESIMRFYTSWIDVDNKSFNFITEMFTSGTLREYRKKYKQVGIQAIKSWSRQILQGLVYLHEHDPPVIHRDLKCDNIFVNGHLGQVKIGDLGLAAILRGSQLAHSVIGTPEFMAPELYEEEYNELVDVYSFGMCVLEMLTSEYPYSECANPAQIYKKVTSGKLPASFSRLENKEAQRFIGKCLVSAPERPSAKELLHDPFLVSDDTLSMAKIGIQKPFLNYNEMEKLQLRDDVARTEMSITGKLNPEDDTIFLKVQITDKDESSRNIFFPFDIVTDTPIDVAVEMVRELEISDWEPSEIAYIIEAEISELMPNVRRSNCSDTCHTFDDDYDRPRRLFCSGSSCSSSQESISKADEIPNHGYYWLHDDMHDDASSRCSSQGTYSNLNFCSMDDHEYNVASSARKDKHNHIIKSHHKCTRFSPLEEPITLNRGKVFAGAASKGKRTVDTPKLMRNNSLIDMRSQMLHRQLVEEVNKRRLFKTVDAIEKIGFQNPSEISRKKSQP, encoded by the exons ATGGAGGATCATCGTTACATGGAAACTGATCCAACTGGTAGATATGGAAGG GTTGGAGAAATTCTTGGAAAAGGGGCAATGAAGACAGTGTACAAAGCAATTGATGCAGTGCTCGGAATAGAGGTGGCATGGAACCAAGTCAGACTCAACGAGGCGCTTCGCTCGCCGGACGACTTGGAGAGGCTCTACTTAGAGGTTCATCTCCTCAGTACCCTCAACCACGAATCGATCATGCGATTCTATACCTCTTGGATCGATGTTGATAACAAGTCCTTCAACTTCATCACAGAGATGTTCACTTCAGGAACACTCAGAGA ATACCGGAAGAAATATAAGCAAGTTGGGATTCAAGCAATAAAGAGTTGGAGTCGCCAAATTTTGCAAGGTCTTGTTTATCTACACGAGCACGATCCTCCGGTAATCCACAGAGACCTCAAATGTGATAACATATTTGTGAATGGCCATCTTGGACAAGTGAAAATCGGCGACTTAGGACTAGCGGCCATCCTCCGTGGCTCGCAGCTGGCTCACAGCGTTATAGGCACCCCTGAATTCATGGCACCGGAGTTGTACGAAGAAGAATACAACGAACTCGTCGACGTGTACTCTTTCGGCATGTGTGTTCTGGAGATGCTTACTTCTGAATATCCGTACAGCGAATGCGCAAACCCTGCGCAAATTTACAAGAAAGTGACTTCG GGGAAGTTGCCGGCTTCATTTTCCCGGTTAGAAAACAAGGAAGCGCAGAGATTTATAGGCAAGTGCCTTGTATCTGCACCAGAGAGACCTTCTGCAAAGGAATTATTGCATGATCCGTTTCTTGTGTCTGACGATACATTATCAATGGCGAAAATTGGAATTCAGAAGCCATTTCTAAATTACAATGAGATGGAGAAGCTTCAATTGCGCGACGATGTTGCTCGAACAGAGATGTCGATTACCGGGAAACTGAACCCGGAAGATGATACTATCTTTCTCAAAGTGCAAATTACCGATAAGGatg AGTCCAGTAGGAATATATTCTTTCCGTTCGACATTGTGACGGACACGCCGATTGATGTGGCGGTGGAGATGGTGAGAGAATTGGAGATCTCGGATTGGGAGCCTTCGGAAATTGCATATATAATCGAAGCAGAGATTTCCGAACTGATGCCGAATGTGAGGAGAAGTAACTGTTCAGATACTTGCCATACGTTCGACGATGACTACGACCGGCCTCGCCGGCTTTTCTGCTCCGgctcttcttgttcctcctccCAAGAATCCATTTCCAAAGCTGATGAAATACCAAATCATGGATATTACTGGCTCCATG ATGATATGCACGACGATGCGAGTTCGCGATGCTCGTCGCAAGGGACATATTCCAACTTGAATTTTTGTTCAATGGATGATCATGAATACAATGTGGCTTCTTCTGCAAGAAAAGATAAACATAATCACATCATAAAGAGTCACCACAAGTGTACAAGGTTTTcccctcttgaagaaccaatcaCTCTCAACCGGGGCAAAGTTTTCGCCGGCGCGGCGAGTAAAGGTAAGAGAACAGTGGACACTCCTAAACTGATGAGGAACAATTCGCTGATTGACATGAGGAGTCAGATGCTGCACCGGCAGCTCGTTGAGGAGGTTAACAAAAGACGGTTATTCAAAACGGTTGATGCCATTGAAAAGATTGGATTTCAAAACCCTTCTGAGATATCCAGGAAAAAATCACAGCCATAA
- the LOC107642446 gene encoding 60S ribosomal protein L31-like, which yields MVEKAKGRKEEVVTREYTINLHKRLHGCTFKKKAPNAIKEIRKFAQKAMGTNDVRVDVKLNKFVWSQGIRSVPRRIRVRIARKRNDDEDAKEELYSLVTVVEIPKEEIKGLGTKVIEDED from the exons ATGGTGGAGAAGGCGAAAGGTAGGAAGGAGGAGGTGGTTACCAGAGAGTACACCATCAATCTGCACAAGCGCCTGCATGGCTG CACATTCAAGAAGAAGGCTCCCAATGCCATTAAGGAGATAAGGAAGTTTGCCCAAAAAGCAATGGGGACCAATGATGTGAGAGTAGATGTGAAGTTGAACAAATTTGTCTGGAGCCAGGGTATCCGAAGTGTCCCAAGGAGGATTAGGGTTCGCATTGCTCGCAAGAGGAACGATGATGAAGATGCAAAGGAAGAGCTGTACTCACTGGTCACTGTTGTTGAAATCCCCAAGGAAGAGATCAAGGGGTTGGGCACCAAGGTCATTGAAGATGAGGATTGA
- the LOC107642596 gene encoding uncharacterized protein LOC107642596 — translation MECSNTKLIKPNPNISEIVSKLAKVCTLKSIGVFSSELPNLHHLHKPVCDNASVSGNTSSVASDDNRSHGQKIHPHPIEFEVPKGEGFCAGLEIMKIFDVVSAIKLAYLELQQAHIPYDPHKVVSADKRVSAELEKLCKFKVEYKEKQCRIAMLNAGRFDRLRSEIKAKEALLGKLKGKNNVKDSKILRLRQELHDLEMVNKNLTEKIKRINKMKNASVSSVAKFHEVFEASSMSIHDFAKPLISLMKASGWDLDAAAKWIENDAVYVKRGDKKYAFEAYIARRMFHGVSLRSYDVGDVVKFDDPIDALMENPDSDFSKFCRTKYLLVVHRTMEESFFGNLDHRSLVSNGKHPRTEFYQLFTKMAKWVWVLLGSAASIDPNATMFYADNGSMFSSLYMESVNVEREIAEQGTYSVQFMIMPGIKIGQTLVKSQVYISKQSEAL, via the coding sequence ATGGAATGTTCAAACACCAAACTCATAAAACCAAACCCAAACATATCAGAAATTGTTAGCAAGTTGGCAAAAGTGTGCACATTGAAATCCATTGGGGTGTTCTCATCTGAACTCCCCAATCTCCATCACTTGCACAAACCTGTTTGTGATAATGCCTCAGTGAGTGGAAACACTAGTAGTGTTGCAAGTGATGATAATAGGAGCCATGGACAGAAAATCCATCCACATCCCATTGAATTTGAGGTGCCTAAAGGTGAGGGTTTTTGTGCTGGTTTGGAGATCATGAAGATCTTCGATGTTGTTTCGGCTATCAAATTGGCTTATCTTGAGCTCCAACAAGCTCATATACCTTATGACCCTCACAAGGTTGTTTCTGCTGATAAAAGAGTAAGTGCTGAGCTTGAGAAGCTTTGCAAGTTCAAGGTTGAATATAAGGAGAAGCAATGCAGGATTGCAATGTTAAATGCCGGGAGATTTGATCGCTTACGATCTGAAATTAAGGCCAAGGAAGCATTGTTGGGGAAGCTTAAGGGTAAGAACAATGTTAAAGACTCTAAGATTCTTCGGTTGCGACAAGAGCTTCATGATTTGGAGATGGTGAATAAGAATCTGACAGAGAAGATCAAGAGGATAAATAAGATGAAGAATGCAAGTGTTTCAAGTGTTGCTAAGTTCCATGAGGTCTTCGAGGCTTCTTCAATGTCCATTCATGATTTTGCAAAACCGTTGATTAGCTTGATGAAGGCTTCAGGTTGGGACTTGGATGCTGCAGCAAAATGGATTGAGAATGATGCTGTTTATGTCAAAAGGGGAGACAAGAAGTATGCTTTTGAGGCCTACATTGCTCGCAGAATGTTTCATGGGGTGTCCTTAAGATCTTATGATGTTGGTGATGTTGTGAAGTTTGATGATCCAATTGATGCACTGATGGAGAATCCAGACTCAGATTTCTCTAAATTTTGCAGAACAAAGTATCTTCTGGTTGTTCATCGCACAATGGAAGAGTCTTTCTTTGGAAATTTGGATCACCGGAGTTTGGTATCAAACGGCAAGCACCCGAGAACAGAGTTCTATCAATTATTCACGAAAATGGCTAAATGGGTTTGGGTTTTGCTAGGTTCTGCAGCATCAATAGACCCCAATGCAACCatgttttatgcagacaatggaAGCATGTTCTCAAGTTTGTACATGGAATCTGTCAATGTGGAAAGAGAGATTGCAGAACAAGGAACCTACAGTGTTCAGTTCATGATCATGCCTGGCATTAAAATCGGACAAACATTGGTGAAGTCTCAAGTTTATATCTCAAAACAATCTGAAGCTTTGTAG